A DNA window from Camelina sativa cultivar DH55 chromosome 17, Cs, whole genome shotgun sequence contains the following coding sequences:
- the LOC104759821 gene encoding uncharacterized protein LOC104759821, whose amino-acid sequence MSFDLFMHVGGYWSAEDQYLGGERHKVGLVSAESFSLRMILVLLSELLEYEDNMKKVSWFPLETPGKKEDIDNDEVLKKAVHYAVGAGALTLFIVREDDPYIGRHIDTNALRYLSDDEALVDGEVSGGSGSESDDEVQFEDIVYSDSDDDSPHVEVDESKYRKFCIGDEYNTIDSFKRAVTRYAVKKRRDIKYEKSDGKRVVAICSGKKCPWRISATINSSSNRVVIRSLNDEHNCTWQGVVSLLTNSRIADLYIEEFRLNPEFSANQLQQKLLRRNINVPWTICERTRLKCLKTFDEEQEESFARLFDYVAELKRSNIGSTVECEVRESRFHRFYVCFAALKNGWKRACRKILHLDGTFLKWRMTGMLLVACGRDPNDQMFPVAWAIVDCENTPNWLWFLEHLVDDLGLELGNGLTLGSDQQKGLIAAVKVVLPYAEHRMCARHVYANWKKKYAGAEYEDMFWAAADSYYPQQFDRKMQELKEYDPAAFNDLKISLFCPWSRAYFTEFSKCAAVENNLGESFNAAIRIARSKPVVEMLEEIRKRVMVSNEKKRAEAEKTKGEYTPKAIALLDQQIDLAKNCRPLSCGLGNYEVGYFNYKTNMRIEGFVVQMRGEIKCSCRMYMVSGIPCSHIVSCLRHEKNTDQDPKKMISPWFTAQKLQTCYADGLCGVNGMNLWEVTTTVRVLPPPYKRPGGRPPGKKRKREKGEPREGGTKLSKRGTKIHCSLCGEEGHNKLKCKNGPMPKPPKKPPGRPRKTATAKTPFASTSTAQEDLPSLSAAHPKKRPRRSRISQPYGTSSSQPTADTPFESASTTELGLERPAQEDLPSLSSALPKRRPGRPRKSQHDDASSSQPTPKRLPMYDTGPMYLPIEGYGVFTSPVTGDDYIQVGRSITDARDNTILPSSLYQARERKKMEVSRGRGKKK is encoded by the exons ATGAG ttttgatttgtttatgcATGTTGGTGGATATTGGTCAGCTGAGGACCAATATCTTGGAGGAGAGAGACATAAAGTGGGTTTGGTATCAGCTGAATCATTCAGCTTACGTATGATTCTGGTGCTTCTTTCGGAACTCCTCGAGTATGAAGACAACATGAAGAAAGTGTCTTGGTTTCCACTTGAAACGCCTGGTAAGAAAGAAGATATTGATAACGATGAAGTGTTGAAGAAAGCGGTTCATTATGCAGTTGGAGCTGGTGCATTAACCTTATTTATTGTTCGGGAAGATGATCCTTATATAGGTAGGCACATTGATACTAATGCGTTGAGGTATTTGTCAGACGATGAAGCATTGGTTGATGGTGAAGTTAGTGGTGGTAGTGGCTCTGAGTCAGATGATGAAGTTCAGTTTGAAGATATTGTTTACAGCGATAGTGATGATGACAGTCCACATGTTGAGGTAGATGAGAGCAAGTATCGAAAGTTTTGTATTGGTGATGAGTACAATACAATTGATTCCTTTAAAAGAGCTGTTACGAGATATGctgtgaagaagaggagggacATCAAATATGAGAAGTCAGATGGCAAACGTGTAGTTGCTATTTGCTCTGGAAAGAAATGCCCTTGGAGGATTTCAGCAACTATCAACAGCAGTTCTAATAGAGTAGTAATCAGATCGTTAAATGATGAGCATAATTGTACTTGGCAAGGGGTCGTGTCATTGCTGACTAACTCTCGGATTGCTGATCTCTACATAGAAGAATTCAGACTAAATCCAGAGTTCTCAGCAAATCAATTACAACAGAAGCTTCTTAGACGCAACATCAATGTGCCTTGGACAATTTGTGAGAGGACACGGCTGAAATGTCTTAAGACATTTGATGAAGAGCAAGAAGAGTCTTTTGCTAGGTTATTCGATTATGTTGCTGAGCTGAAGAGAAGCAATATTGGATCCACAGTTGAATGTGAGGTAAGGGAAAGTAGGTTCCATAGGTTTTATGTGTGCTTTGCTGCTTTAAAAAATGGGTGGAAGAGAGCATGTCGAAAGATCCTCCATCTAGATGGAACATTTCTGAAGTGGAGAATGACAGGAATGTTATTAGTTGCATGTGGAAGAGATCCCAATGATCAGATGTTTCCTGTAGCTTGGGCGATTGTGGATTGTGAGAATACGCCAAACTGGTTGTGGTTCCTTGAACATTTGGTTGATGACTTGGGTTTAGAGTTGGGAAATGGACTAACACTAGGTAGTGATCAGCAAAAAGGATTGATTGCAGCAGTGAAGGTGGTATTGCCTTATGCTGAACACAGGATGTGTGCAAGGCATGTTTATGCCAACTGGAAGAAGAAGTATGCTGGAGCAGAATATGAGGACATGTTCTGGGCTGCTGCAGACTCTTACTATCCACAACAATTTGATAGAAAGATGCAAGAGCTGAAAGAGTATGATCCTGCTGCTTTTAATGACTTGAAGATTTCTCTTTTTTGTCCATGGTCAAG GGCTTATTTTACAGAGTTCTCAAAGTGTGCTGCTGTAGAAAACAATCTTGGAGAGTCATTCAATGCAGCAATCCGGATAGCAAGAAGTAAACCGGTTGTTGAGATGCtggaagaaataagaaaaagggTTATGGTGagcaatgaaaagaaaagagccgaggctgagaaaacaaaaggagaGTACACTCCTAAGGCGATAGCTTTACTAGACCAGCAGATTGATTTGGCAAAGAATTGTAGACCTTTGAGCTGCGGATTGGGGAATTATGAGGTTGGCTACTTTAACTACAAAACTAATATGCGAATTGAAGGTTTTGTGGTGCAGATGCGAGGTGAGATCAAATGCAGTTGTAGAATGTATATGGTCAGTGGGATCCCATGTAGCCACATTGTTTCTTGTCTTAGACATGAGAAGAATACTGACCAAGATCCTAAGAAGATGATTTCTCCATGGTTCACTGCTCAGAAGTTGCAGACTTGTTATGCTGATGGACTTTGTGGTGTGAATGGAATGAATCTATGGGAGGTGACTACAACAGTCAGGGTCTTGCCACCTCCTTACAAGAGGCCTGGTGGAAGACCTccagggaagaagagaaagagggagaagGGTGAACCAAGGGAAGGAGGAACCAAGCTTTCTAAAAGAGGAACAAAAATT CATTGTAGCTTGTGTGGAGAAGAAGGCCACAACAAGCTGAAATGCAAGAATGGACCAATGCCTAAGCCGCCAAAGAAACCACCAGGTAGACCAAGAAAGACAGCTACTGCAAAAACACCATTTGCATCAACCTCTACTGCCCAAGAAGATCTTCCAAGCCTTTCAGCTGCTCACCCAAAAAAACGTCCAAGAAGATCTCGGATAAGTCAGCCTTATGgtacatcatcatcacaaccaaCTGCTGACACACCATTTGAATCGGCCTCAACTACTGAACTTGGTTTAGAAAGGCCAGCCCAAGAAGATCTTCCAAGCCTTTCATCTGCTCTCCCAAAAAGACGTCCAGGAAGGCCTCGGAAAAGTCAGCATGATGATGCATCATCTTCACAACCAACTCCTAAGAGACTTCCTATGTATGACACAGGGCCCATGTATCTACCAATA GAAGGTTATGGTGTATTCACCAGTCCTGTAACTGGTGACGACTATATTCAGGTAGGGAGGTCTATAACTGATGCACGAGACAACACCATACTACCAAGCAGTCTGTATCAAGCTAGAGAACGCAAGAAAATGGAGGTTTCACGTGGACgtggaaagaagaaataa
- the LOC104758103 gene encoding polygalacturonase At1g48100-like isoform X2, which yields MRGLGGILVVYIISTVLFGHFTYVARGRYHYHKSRRGLSHPLPPPSSPPPPPPLESANPPDQVPSDPYPNPDPIPDPAPGDSDSGCIFDVTSYGAVGDGSCDDTAAFRDAWKAACAVESGIVLAPEGGVFKITSTIFSGPCQPGLVFQLDGVLMPPDGPEEWPEKDSKQQWLVFYRLEGITFAGKGTVEGNGQKWWDLPCKPHRGPNGSSSSGPCESPTMIRFFMSNNIVVRGLRIQNSPQFHMKFDGCEGVLINEIQISSPKLSPNTDGIHLGNTRSVAIYNSVVSNGDDCISIGTGCSDVDIQGVTCGPSHGISIGSLGVHNSQACVSNITVRNTAIRDSDNGLRVKTWQGGTGSVSNLLFENIQMENVLNCIIVDQYYCSSKECRNETSAVRVFDVEYRNIKGTYDVRSPPIHFACSDTVACTNITMSEVELLPEEGELVDDPFCWNAYGKQETLTIPPIDCLLDGSPVVEEVYDSNYGC from the exons ATGCGAGGTCTCGGAGGCATTCTCGTGGTTTACATAATCTCCACTGTCCTCTTCGGACATTTCACGTACGTGGCACGAGGAAGATATCATTACCACAAGAGTCGTCGTGGCCTCTCgcatcctcttcctcctccttcttctcctccacctccacctcctctTGAATCGGCCAATCCACCTGATCAAGTCCCGTCTGACCCGTACCCGAATCCAGACCCGATTCCAGACCCGGCTCCGGGAGATTCTGACTCAGGGTGCATCTTTGACGTCACGTCATATGGAGCAGTGGGTGATGGTTCTTGCGACGACACGGCAGCGTTTAGAGATGCTTGGAAAGCCGCTTGTGCCGTCGAGTCCGGCATCGTTTTGGCACCTGAAGGTGGCGTTTTTAAAATCACTTCCACTATTTTCTCCGGTCCATGTCAACCGGGACTCGTATTTCAG TTGGACGGAGTGTTGATGCCACCGGACGGACCAGAGGAATGGCCAGAGAAAGACAGTAAACAACAGTGGTTGGTTTTTTACCGCCTCGAGGGTATCACATTTGCCGGCAAAGGCACCGTCGAAGGCAATGGTCAAAAATGGTGGGATCTACCTTGCAAACCCCACAGG GGACCAAACGGATCATCGTCGTCTGGACCATGTGAGAGCCCGACT atgATACGATTTTTCATGAGCAATAATATAGTGGTGAGAGGATTAAGAATCCAAAACAGCCCACAGTTTCACATGAAATTCGACGGATGTGAAGGAGTTCTAATAAACGAAATCCAAATATCGTCTCCGAAACTAAGTCCGAACACGGATGGTATCCATCTCGGAAACACAAGATCTGTTGCCATTTACAACTCTGTCGTTAGCAACG gaGACGATTGCATATCGATAGGAACTGGCTGCTCAGATGTTGACATTCAAGGTGTCACTTGTGGGCCTAGTCACGGGATCAG CATTGGGAGCTTAGGCGTGCACAATTCACAAGCCTGCGTATCAAACATAACAGTCCGAAACACGGCGATCCGCGATTCGGATAACGGCCTCCGGGTGAAAACATGGCAAGGCGGAACCGGATCCGTCTCAAACCTCCTCTTCGAAAACATCCAAATGGAGAACGTCCTCAACTGCATAATCGTCGACCAGTACTACTGCTCATCGAAAGAGTGTCGCAACGAGACATCTGCGGTTCGAGTCTTCGATGTGGAGTACCGTAACATCAAAGGAACTTACGACGTTAGAAGTCCGCCGATTCATTTTGCATGTAGTGATACCGTCGCTTGCACGAATATAACGATGTCGGAG GTCGAGTTGTTGCCGGAGGAAGGTGAGCTAGTTGATGATCCGTTTTGTTGGAATGCTTATGGGAAACAAGAGACGTTGACGATCCCGCCaattgattgtttgcttgatgGCTCTCCTGTGGTTGAAGAAGTGTATGATTCGAATTATGGTTGTTAG
- the LOC104758103 gene encoding polygalacturonase At1g48100-like isoform X1 yields the protein MRGLGGILVVYIISTVLFGHFTYVARGRYHYHKSRRGLSHPLPPPSSPPPPPPLESANPPDQVPSDPYPNPDPIPDPAPGDSDSGCIFDVTSYGAVGDGSCDDTAAFRDAWKAACAVESGIVLAPEGGVFKITSTIFSGPCQPGLVFQLDGVLMPPDGPEEWPEKDSKQQWLVFYRLEGITFAGKGTVEGNGQKWWDLPCKPHRGPNGSSSSGPCESPTMIRFFMSNNIVVRGLRIQNSPQFHMKFDGCEGVLINEIQISSPKLSPNTDGIHLGNTRSVAIYNSVVSNGDDCISIGTGCSDVDIQGVTCGPSHGISIGSLGVHNSQACVSNITVRNTAIRDSDNGLRVKTWQGGTGSVSNLLFENIQMENVLNCIIVDQYYCSSKECRNETSAVRVFDVEYRNIKGTYDVRSPPIHFACSDTVACTNITMSEVELLPEEGELVDDPFCWNAYGKQETLTIPPIDCLLDGSPVVEEVYDSNYGC from the exons ATGCGAGGTCTCGGAGGCATTCTCGTGGTTTACATAATCTCCACTGTCCTCTTCGGACATTTCACGTACGTGGCACGAGGAAGATATCATTACCACAAGAGTCGTCGTGGCCTCTCgcatcctcttcctcctccttcttctcctccacctccacctcctctTGAATCGGCCAATCCACCTGATCAAGTCCCGTCTGACCCGTACCCGAATCCAGACCCGATTCCAGACCCGGCTCCGGGAGATTCTGACTCAGGGTGCATCTTTGACGTCACGTCATATGGAGCAGTGGGTGATGGTTCTTGCGACGACACGGCAGCGTTTAGAGATGCTTGGAAAGCCGCTTGTGCCGTCGAGTCCGGCATCGTTTTGGCACCTGAAGGTGGCGTTTTTAAAATCACTTCCACTATTTTCTCCGGTCCATGTCAACCGGGACTCGTATTTCAG TTGGACGGAGTGTTGATGCCACCGGACGGACCAGAGGAATGGCCAGAGAAAGACAGTAAACAACAGTGGTTGGTTTTTTACCGCCTCGAGGGTATCACATTTGCCGGCAAAGGCACCGTCGAAGGCAATGGTCAAAAATGGTGGGATCTACCTTGCAAACCCCACAGG GGACCAAACGGATCATCGTCGTCTGGACCATGTGAGAGCCCGACT atgATACGATTTTTCATGAGCAATAATATAGTGGTGAGAGGATTAAGAATCCAAAACAGCCCACAGTTTCACATGAAATTCGACGGATGTGAAGGAGTTCTAATAAACGAAATCCAAATATCGTCTCCGAAACTAAGTCCGAACACGGATGGTATCCATCTCGGAAACACAAGATCTGTTGCCATTTACAACTCTGTCGTTAGCAACG gaGACGATTGCATATCGATAGGAACTGGCTGCTCAGATGTTGACATTCAAGGTGTCACTTGTGGGCCTAGTCACGGGATCAG CATTGGGAGCTTAGGCGTGCACAATTCACAAGCCTGCGTATCAAACATAACAGTCCGAAACACGGCGATCCGCGATTCGGATAACGGCCTCCGGGTGAAAAC ATGGCAAGGCGGAACCGGATCCGTCTCAAACCTCCTCTTCGAAAACATCCAAATGGAGAACGTCCTCAACTGCATAATCGTCGACCAGTACTACTGCTCATCGAAAGAGTGTCGCAACGAGACATCTGCGGTTCGAGTCTTCGATGTGGAGTACCGTAACATCAAAGGAACTTACGACGTTAGAAGCCCCCCGATTCATTTCGCATGTAGTGATACCGTCGCTTGCACAAATATAACGATGTCGGAGGTCGAGTTGTTGCCGGAGGAAGGTGAGCTAGTTGATGATCCGTTTTGTTGGAATGCTTATGGGAAACAAGAGACGTTGACGATCCCGCCaattgattgtttgcttgatgGCTCTCCTGTGGTTGAAGAAGTGTATGATTCGAATTATGGTTGTTAG
- the LOC104758104 gene encoding YTH domain-containing family protein 2-like, with protein sequence MYTSEGAPDFVVDQGMYYPVDASYGYYCTGYESPGDWENHQMFFGVDGSEVQYTGGQNENSPYICYTPSYGYAQSPYNPFNPYIPGAAIGVDSPFVAPQQFYSFPPYQSVATSPTFVPYAIQPDIISSSSTNSLVDSGSANRVRSDGRGSRHRNDTSSGGVQRNAPKLSAVNSLGKIPDKPRPNSGQSRQGEMEKSDSSPSSGQTLQGRATSVSVQPVDVVSSSSRVSSFGQLDTAPHGLNGFPKLATNNNNLRPKMYGGHANIIPDRVSEQNRGRRSRGMGNQLIVKAYTTKAGNADAEGNIVINPSQYNKEDLQIDYSNAKFFVIKSYSEDDVHKSIKYNVWSSTLHGNKKLQSAYEDAQKIASEKSCECPIFLFFSVNASGLFCGMAEMTGPVSFDKDMDFWQQDKWSGSFPVKWHIIKDVPNSYFRHIILQNNENKPVTNSRDTQEIMLKQGLEVLKIFKDHMERTSLLDDFVYYESRQRVMLDERNRLPYRTYHSPSPLPRPDLSDRNKKTSLEAFKTPSVISAESEEVRAKSDGNEETTVKEGNEENTSSTQKKMSSLTIDPSGPESNPTTVSHVNQKSQAKSKPTSAGSLDKSGPSEVVDASISDDNDTAKVGSVPVKVAESPAILTVGTIPLDTKSLEK encoded by the exons ATGTATACCTCCGAAGGAGCCCCTGATTTTGTTGTTGACCAGGGCATGTATTACCCCGTTGATGCCAGTTATGGCTATTACTGTACAG GTTATGAGTCACCCGGTGACTGGGAGAACCATCAGATGTTTTTTGGTGTAGATGGTTCAGAAGTCCAATACACG GGTGGGCAGAATGAAAATTCTCCCTATATATGCTATACACCTAGTTATGGATATGCACAGTCTCCTTACAATCCATTCAATCCTTATATTCCGGGAGCTGCAATAGGCGTTGATTCTCCTTTTGTTGCTCCTCAACAATTTTACTCTTTTCCTCCTTACCAGAGTGTCGCAACGTCACCTACTTTTGTTCCCTATGCAATTCAACCTGATATCATCTCGAGTAGCTCAACGAACTCGCTGGTGGATTCTGGTTCAGCTAATAGGGTTCGATCCGATGGGAGAGGATCCAGGCATAGAAATGACACTTCTTCTGGTGGGGTTCAGAGGAATGCTCCAAAACTCTCTGCAGTAAATTCTTTGGGAAAGATCCCAGACAAGCCAAGGCCTAACTCTGGACAAAGTAGGCAGGGAGAAATGGAAAAGAGTGACTCTTCTCCATCATCGGGACAAACTCTCcag GGAAGAGCTACTTCCGTTAGTGTTCAACCTGTTGATGTTGTTTCCAGTAGTAGCAGAGTATCGTCTTTTGGACAATTAGACACTGCTCCACATGGACTAAACGGTTTTCCAAAACTTgcaacaaataataacaatctcCGGCCCAAGATGTATGGTGGCCATGCAAATATAATTCCTGATAGAGTTAGTGAACAAAATCGAGGTCGAAGATCGAGAGGAATGGGGAATCAACTAATTGTCAAAGCTTATACAACAAAAGCTGGAAATGCTGATGCCGAAGGGAATATTGTGATCAATCCTTCTCAGTATAATAAAGAAGATCTCCAAATCGATTACAGCAATGCAAAGTTTTTTGTGATTAAATCGTATAGTGAAGATGATGTTCACAAGAGCATCAAATATAATGTCTGGTCATCAACTTTGCATGGGAACAAGAAATTGCAGAGTGCATATGAAGATGCTCAGAAAATAGCCTCCGAGAAGTCTTGTGAATGCCCGATattcttgttcttttct GTCAATGCTAGTGGTTTGTTCTGTGGCATGGCTGAGATGACTGGTCCAGTTTCTTTCGATAAAGACATGGATTTTTGGCAACAAGACAAATGGAGTGGAAGCTTTCCGGTCAAATGGCACATCATAAAAGATGTTCCCAATAGCTATTTCAGGCACATCATACTACAGAACAATGAGAATAAGCCGGTCACCAACAGTCGAGACACACAAGAG ATAATGCTGAAACAAGGTCTGGAAGtgctaaaaatatttaaagatcataTGGAAAGGACTTCATTACtagatgattttgtgtattACGAAAGCCGGCAGAGAGTCATGCTGGATGAGAGAAACAGGCTACCGTACAGGACCTATCATAGCCCTTCACCTTTACCCAGACCAGATCTCTCTGacagaaacaagaaaacctCCTTGGAAGCCTTCAAAACACCTTCAGTTATCTCTGCGGAAAGCGAGGAGGTTCGTGCAAAGTCAGATGGGAATGAGGAGACCACTGTAAAGGAAGGTAATGAAGAAAATACTTCTTCCACACAGAAGAAGATGAGCTCTCTCACCATTGACCCGAGTGGTCCAGAATCTAACCCGACCACTGTTTCTCACGTAAACCAGAAGAGTCAAGCCAAGTCTAAACCGACATCCGCTGGCTCTCTGGATAAGTCAGGCCCCTCTGAAGTTGTTGATGCTTCTATTTCTGATGACAATGACACTGCCAAAGTAGGATCAGTACCCGTAAAAGTTGCCGAATCTCCTGCAATTTTAACAGTCGGTACTATTCCTCTGGACACCAAGTCACTCGAGAAGTAA